GATCAGCGGCGTGGCGTCGCAAGCGTTCTTCGGCATCGCGATTTCCCTGTGCGGGCAACTGGTCGAGGAACGCGTGCGCGGCCGGGCGATCGGCGTCGCGATGAACGGCCTGATGCTCGGCACCCTGCTCGGGCTCCCGCTGGCGACGTTCGCGGGCGGACAGTACGGCTGGCGGGCGGCGTTCTGGACGATCACCCTGCTCACCGTGCTCGCCGCCCTGCTGACGCAGTTCCAGGTGCGCGATCCCGGGCGGGCCGTGCGCCGGGAAGCCGCGGATTTCCGCGTTTTCCGGCGTCCGAAGCTGCTTCTCGCGCTCGTCTCCAGCACGCTGATCATCGGCGCGACGTTTTCCGCGTTCAGCTTCTTCACCCCGATCCTGACCGAGGTCAGCGGATTCTCGCCGGGCGCGGTCCCGCTGCTGCTTCTCGGCTACGGCGCGGCGACGGTCATCGGCAACAGCGTCGTCGGCAGGCTCGCTGACCGGCACACCGTTTCGACGCTTGCGGTGGGCACCCTTCTCAACGCGGTCTTCCTCACCGGCTTCGCCCTGTTCACGGACGTGCCCGCGGCGGCGTTGGGGTTCCTGCTCGCGATCGGGCTGGCCGGCGTGACGATGAACCCGGCGATGGCGGTGCGGGTGCAACGCGCCGGGAACACCAGTCCGCTGGTCAACACGGTGCACTCGTCGTTCATCACGCTCGGGGTCATGCTCGGTTCGTCGGTCGGAGCCGGCTTGATCGAGCCGTACGGCTTGCGCGCGCCGATCGTTCTCGGCGCCGCGACGGCGGTGGCCGCGGTCGTGACGATCCTGCCCGCGTTCCGGACGGGTCAGCCGGTGCTGCCCGCTCCGGAGGTCTGCTGTGCCAGCACGGCCGGGTAGGTGGTTTCCAGCAGCTGCACCAGCGATTCCACCAGGAACGCGCGCAGTTCGGCCCGCTCCAGGGTGCCGCGGACCAGCCATTCCCGGGACGCCGCGCGCAGCATCCCGCCGTACGCCCGGATCATCGCCCGCAGCTGCGGATGTCCGTTCTCCGGCAGCAGGGCCGCGGCGAGCACGCGGTCGGCGGCGATCTCGTCCGCCTCCCGCATGATCTGCTCGACCTCCGGGTCGTGCGCCGCGTCGATCACCGTCAGCCAGGCGTCGCGGTTGCGTTCCACGACGTCGATCCACCGGTCGATGCCGATCTCCAGGCGCAAGCGGGGCGGCCCTTCCGGCAGCGCGTCGACGACCGGGGCGGGCACGATCGTCATCTGCCGCACCACTTCGAGGTACAGCTCGCGTTTGCCGCCGAAATAATGGTTGATCAGCGGCCGGGCCACCCCCGCGGCCGCCGCGATGTCCGAAGTGGACACCGAGGAGTAGCTGCCCGCGCCGAAGCACCGCCGGGCCGCGGCGAGGATCTCGGCCCGGCGCTCGGCGGGGTCCAGCCGCCGCCGGGTTCCGCTGCTCACCGGGCCAGCCTCGCCGCCGGGCGAGGTCGTTGTCAACACGGCGCGGAGGCGACGGCGCCGGATGCCGTTACCCAACCGGAACAACCGGCCGGTAACTCCGGCCGCCCCGGCCGCGACCCATCAGCCGGGGGACCTGGGGCGAGCGGGAGCGGGCGATGGACGGCACGGACCAGCAGCCTCGGCCGCCCGGCCGGTGGGTCGGGGTGCGGATGCACTGCCGCCACGTCCGGATGGACGACCGGCCGTGCGCGACCGGCTGCCCGGAAGACGAGCTGACGGTGTCGTATCCGGGGATACTGATCAGCAGCTACGACGACGGCGAACTCGTGGAGGAGCGCTGGGTCCCGCTGGGCGCGGAGCCGAGCGAGGAGGACGACGAGGCGCTGATCGAACAGCTGCGCGCGGCGCTGTGGTGGCAACTGGGCGAGACTCAGACGGACAGCGGGGACTCGAACGGTCCGTGAGGGGAACCCTGAGGGACTCAGAGTCCCCCAGGGTTCCCCTCACGGACCTTGAGTCCACTATGGACTGACGACCGCCCGGTCGGCCTTCTCCGTCTTCTCCCGCAGGTCCGCGCCGCGGGTCTCCGGGAGCGTGAACGTGACCAGCGCGCTGATCACCATCAGCACGATCCCGTAGACGACGAACAGCGACGGATGTCCGTTCTTGGCGAACAGAGTCTGCAGGTACGGCGCCGTGCCGCCGAAGGCCGCGACCGCGATCGAGTACGGCACGCCGACGCCCACCGCGCGGATTCGGGTCGGGAAGATCTCCGCGTAGACCGCCGGGCCGATGGAGGAGAACCCGGCCATGAACAGCAGCGCGATCGACATCGCCACGAACAGCTGCCACGCCTGGTGCCCGACCATCGCGTTCAGCGGGAAGCTCAGCAGGAGCAGGCCCGCGATCGCGATGAACAGCACCGGTTTGCGGCCGATGCGGTCGGACAGTTTGCCCCACAGCGGCAAGGCGATCAGGAAGACCACGTTCGCGCCCACGCCGGCCCACAGCGCGCCGGTCGGTTCGACTCCGCGAACAGTGATCGCGTACGACGGAGCGGCGACGGCCCACATGTAGTAGATGACCGTCGCGCCGACGGTCAGCCCGACGACCTGTGCGAGCAGCTTCGGGTTCTGCTTGATCGTCTGCCAGATCTGGCCCTTCTCCTTCGCCGCCTGGAAGACCTCGGTCTCGCGCATGCGCAGCCGGACGTAGAGCGAGTAGAGGCCGAAAACGCCGCCGAGGACGAACGGGATCCGCCAGCCGAAGGAGACCATCTGCTGGTGGGTCAGCACGCCGGAGAGGACCGCGCCGAGCAGCGTGCCGACGAGCACGCCGCAGGTGCCGGAGAAGTAGATCAGGCTCGACCACAGTCCGCGCCGGGCCGGCGGGGCGACCTCGGCGATGTAGGTCTGCGCGGACGGCAGCTCACCGCCGTGCGCGAGGCCCTGGGCCAGCCGCGCGACCACGAGGATCACCGACGCCCACACGCCGATTTGCCCGTACGTCGGGGAAAGGCCGATGACCAGGCTGCCCGCGGCGGCGATCGCGACGGTCAGCGCCATCGCGAGCTGACGGCCCTTGCGGTCGGCGATCCAGCCGAATACCCAGCCGCCGATCGGCCGCGCGGCGAAGCCGACCGCGAACACCGCCAGCGTGCTCAGCAGCGCCGAAACCGCGCTGCGGGAGTTGAAGAACTGCGCGGCGAAGAACGACGCGAACGTGGCGTAGACGTTCCAGTCGAACCACTCCATCGCGTTGCCGGCACCGAGCCCGAACAGGGTGCGGCGACGGTCTGGGACCACAGAAGTCATCGCAGTGCTCCTTCGGCGAAACGGTCGAGACGGCGGACGGCGAGTTCGGCGTAGACGGTCGCGGCGCGCGACAGCACCGACGGGTCGAAATCGGCGTACGGGCTGTGGTTGTTGGGCGCGGTGTGCGGTTCGAGACCCGGCATCAGCGCGCCGAGGCCGAGGAACGTGCCCGGTACCGCGGCGAGCACGCGGGAGAAGTCCTCGGAACCGGCGACCGGGTTGGGCAGCTCGGTGTAGTACTGCTCGCCGATCGTCTCGCGGACGACCTC
The nucleotide sequence above comes from Amycolatopsis sp. AA4. Encoded proteins:
- a CDS encoding MFS transporter — encoded protein: MTSVVPDRRRTLFGLGAGNAMEWFDWNVYATFASFFAAQFFNSRSAVSALLSTLAVFAVGFAARPIGGWVFGWIADRKGRQLAMALTVAIAAAGSLVIGLSPTYGQIGVWASVILVVARLAQGLAHGGELPSAQTYIAEVAPPARRGLWSSLIYFSGTCGVLVGTLLGAVLSGVLTHQQMVSFGWRIPFVLGGVFGLYSLYVRLRMRETEVFQAAKEKGQIWQTIKQNPKLLAQVVGLTVGATVIYYMWAVAAPSYAITVRGVEPTGALWAGVGANVVFLIALPLWGKLSDRIGRKPVLFIAIAGLLLLSFPLNAMVGHQAWQLFVAMSIALLFMAGFSSIGPAVYAEIFPTRIRAVGVGVPYSIAVAAFGGTAPYLQTLFAKNGHPSLFVVYGIVLMVISALVTFTLPETRGADLREKTEKADRAVVSP
- a CDS encoding MFS transporter, whose translation is MSRVPSAVYVLAAGIFAMVTSEFAVAGLMPQLAAGLGVDVARIGYLITVFAVAMAVGGPVLTLALLRIRPKAALMVVFAVFLAGNVLAALATTYSVLVVARVISGVASQAFFGIAISLCGQLVEERVRGRAIGVAMNGLMLGTLLGLPLATFAGGQYGWRAAFWTITLLTVLAALLTQFQVRDPGRAVRREAADFRVFRRPKLLLALVSSTLIIGATFSAFSFFTPILTEVSGFSPGAVPLLLLGYGAATVIGNSVVGRLADRHTVSTLAVGTLLNAVFLTGFALFTDVPAAALGFLLAIGLAGVTMNPAMAVRVQRAGNTSPLVNTVHSSFITLGVMLGSSVGAGLIEPYGLRAPIVLGAATAVAAVVTILPAFRTGQPVLPAPEVCCASTAG
- a CDS encoding TetR/AcrR family transcriptional regulator, which produces MSSGTRRRLDPAERRAEILAAARRCFGAGSYSSVSTSDIAAAAGVARPLINHYFGGKRELYLEVVRQMTIVPAPVVDALPEGPPRLRLEIGIDRWIDVVERNRDAWLTVIDAAHDPEVEQIMREADEIAADRVLAAALLPENGHPQLRAMIRAYGGMLRAASREWLVRGTLERAELRAFLVESLVQLLETTYPAVLAQQTSGAGSTG